Proteins co-encoded in one Nematostella vectensis chromosome 15, jaNemVect1.1, whole genome shotgun sequence genomic window:
- the LOC5512950 gene encoding melatonin receptor type 1B-A, translated as MLQSEPAMSLELQPRSLTWVVIETTAYVTLDIVIFVGNLLICIVVYRNPRMRSITNMLVVALSTTDLLTACITLPMAAGTSALGRWVYGSLGCQLYGFCSKFLVYVSIYTISLIALNRYLRICRPKVYRKHFTVRKCFIFLAFIWVFPALVRLLPSVLGYAQFTFSSQTAGCSMSFYNMRAQSPYTLFATLVFIALPMLLIIFCYTAVSLRVRKHRRNVTSSLNVRNQRSELRLSVEEVKITRTLFTLVFAFLICWLPVSVALLIVRAIVGSVPIIAARVLNCLVALSSACTPFVYGALNRSFRREFVKILSCQQRQRLEPGELELDRIGHPVVGTEGGNSQSGETRTRNGAHSM; from the coding sequence ATGTTACAAAGCGAGCCCGCAATGTCACTGGAGCTACAACCTCGCTCCTTAACCTGGGTTGTCATAGAAACCACTGCATACGTCACGCTAGACATCGTCATCTTCGTAGGAAATCTATTGATCTGTATCGTCGTGTATCGCAACCCGCGCATGCGTAGTATCACTAACATGCTAGTGGTCGCCCTCTCGACCACTGATCTCCTGACAGCATGCATTACACTCCCAATGGCTGCCGGGACGTCTGCTCTCGGGCGCTGGGTATACGGAAGCCTCGGTTGTCAGTTATACGGATTCTGCAGCAAGTTTCTCGTGTACGTCTCAATATACACTATTTCACTCATTGCCTTGAATCGCTATCTCAGAATCTGTCGCCCGAAAGTGTACAGAAAACATTTTACGGTTCGGAAgtgtttcattttcttggcTTTTATTTGGGTTTTCCCAGCGCTCGTCCGCTTATTACCGTCTGTTCTTGGGTATGCGCAGTTCACATTTAGTTCCCAGACCGCTGGCTGCTCTATGAGTTTCTACAACATGCGCGCGCAGTCTCCATACACGCTCTTCGCCACCCTGGTGTTCATCGCTCTCCCCATGCTCCTCATCATATTCTGTTACACCGCCGTATCTCTGCGCGTGCGCAAACATCGACGCAACGTCACGAGTTCCTTAAACGTGCGAAATCAGCGCAGCGAGCTCAGGCTGAGCGTCGAGGAAGTGAAAATCACCCGCACTTTATTCACCCTCGTTTTCGCATTTCTCATCTGCTGGTTGCCTGTCTCCGTAGCACTGCTGATCGTCCGTGCGATTGTGGGCTCAGTGCCGATAATCGCCGCACGTGTTTTGAACTGCCTTGTCGCCCTGAGTAGTGCGTGCACGCCGTTCGTCTATGGTGCGCTGAACCGCTCCTTCAGAAGGGAATTTGTCAAGATTCTTTCATGTCAACAAAGACAAAGACTGGAGCCGGGAGAATTGGAGCTAGACAGGATTGGGCACCCTGTGGTGGGTACTGAAGGTGGGAACTCCCAAAGCGGGGAGACTCGAACTAGGAATGGGGCCCATTCTATGTGA
- the LOC125560617 gene encoding uncharacterized protein K02A2.6-like, translating into MATYGKIDEFDRDSDSWEQYIERLNFYFEANGVTTSDDDLKIRRAILLSSVGKKTYKLMSDLLAPAKPGEKSYADLCTLVKSHFNPKPSKSVQRHKFNNRFRLSGENVSDFVAALRNMAEYCNFGGSLENMLRDRLVSGINNERIQRRLLSEENLTFKKAYDIASSMETTAQHMADLQSAPSTLSSTSASVKKVSSSPLPRSKSENKECYRCGKNHHPSKCRFKEATCHYCKKKGHIVAKCLKKAKKSSETTKPNSNHHPKQGKPAIHVLDTDKEIEDEDIYPLFAVSQGNRQNPYVVDVELNGLKVQMELDTGASLSVIGEDIFDQLKNIEGSSLNLQDTKLTLKTYTGETIPVLGKLVVEVKYKDFFEHLPVIVVQGKVPSLFGRDWLQHVKLSWPEIFLVQVVSPDVSDLLKKHENLFKEGLGTIQGVKAKIYVDPQAKPKYFKPRTVEYARRQKVGRELDRLLEEGTIRPVQFSEWATPIVPIVKSDESIRICGDFKVTLNQVSKLDNYPIPKTEDLLAQLGGGVQFTKLDLSQAYQQLELDEESKKYTTITTHKGLFEYNRLCYGIASAPGIFQRTMENLLQGIPNVVVRIDDILIAGKTSADHLKSLTEVLSRLDKAGVRLKRSKCIFQAPEVTYLGHRIDKDGIHPLDEKIKAIQESPRPSNLKELQAFLGMLNYYACYIPNITTILSPLHQLLVKDTPWNWSEAHEKSWNQAKSTLHSSQLLVHYSLERELTLACDASPYGLGCVISHVMDDGTERPISYASRTLSPAEKNYSQLDKGAAAIMFGVRKFHSYLYGRSFTIYTDHKPLLGLLQSTKQIPTSASPRILRWAVFLSGYSYTLVYREGQKNGNADGLSRLPLPNETRNVPVPGDIMFVMNHLEVNTPVKVKDIERWTSKDPILSAVRHQVMSGWPNSNDRIEFKPYSYRKHQLSCQDGCLLWGSRVVIPPQGRVKLLQELHDGHPGMVRMKMLARSYFWWPGLDADIEQKVKDCTSCQSNAKAPSTAPLHPWEWPSRPWSRIHIDYAGPFEGHMFLVIGDAYSKWIEVFKTNSSTAAVTIQK; encoded by the coding sequence ATGGCAACCTACGGCAAAATAGACGAATTCGACAGAGATTCTGATTCATGGGAACAGTATATCGAGCGTCTAAACTTCTATTTTGAAGCAAATGGAGTAACTACGTCTGACGATGACTTGAAAATACGCCGTGCAATCCTCCTCAGTTCGGTAGGGAAAAAAACCTACAAATTAATGTCTGATCTGCTGGCCCCAGCGAAACCTGGAGAGAAATCTTATGCTGACTTGTGCACCTTGGTAAAGAGCCATTTCAACCCAAAACCGAGTAAAAGCGTGCAACGGCACAAGTTCAATAACCGTTTCAGATTGAGCGGGGAGAACGTGTCTGACTTTGTAGCGGCTCTACGAAACATGGCAGAATACTGCAATTTTGGTGGCAGTCTGGAAAATATGCTGCGTGATCGTCTGGTGTCTGGAATTAACAATGAAAGAATCCAAAGGCGTTTGCTATCAGAAGAGAACTTAACTTTCAAAAAAGCTTACGACATTGCTTCGTCTATGGAAACGACCGCACAGCACATGGCCGATCTTCAATCTGCTCCTTCTACGTTAAGTTCAACGTCTGCATCTGTAAAAAAGGTCAGTTCTTCGCCCTTACCGCGTtctaaaagcgaaaataaagagtGTTATCGTTGTGGAAAAAATCACCACCCGTCAAAATGTCGTTTCAAGGAGGCCACGTGCCATTATTGTAAAAAGAAAGGACATATTGTTGCCAAATGtctcaaaaaagcaaaaaagtcgTCCGAGACAAccaagccaaattcaaaccaccATCCAAAACAAGGGAAACCAGCAATTCATGTCTTGGATActgataaagaaatagaagatGAAGATATATATCCATTGTTTGCTGTCAGTCAAGGCAACCGCCAAAATCCGTATGTAGTAGATGTTGAATTAAATGGTCTTAAAGTTCAAATGGAACTGGACACTGGTGCATCACTTTCAGTAATCGGAGAGGACATTTTTGATCAATTGAAGAACATTGAGGGTTCATCTCTCAATCTGCAAGATACCAAGCTAACCTTGAAAACATACACCGGGGAGACAATTCCAGTTTTAGGAAAGCTTGTAGTGGAAGTCAAGTACAAGGACTTCTTTGAACACTTGCCAGTTATAGTTGTACAAGGCAAGGTGCCCAGTCTCTTTGGACGAGATTGGTTACAACATGTTAAGTTGTCATGGCCAGAGATTTTCCTAGTTCAAGTTGTATCCCCTGATGTGTCTGACCTGCTAAAGAAACATGAAAATTTATTCAAGGAAGGACTAGGGACAATTCAAGGAGTGAAAGCAAAGATATACGTTGATCCTCAAGCCAAACCCAAGTACTTCAAACCTCGCACGGTAGAATATGCACGACGTCAGAAGGTAGGGAGAGAATTGGACCGTTTGTTAGAAGAAGGAACAATTCGTCCAGTTCAATTTTCGGAATGGGCAACACCCATTGTGCCCATTGTCAAATCTGATGAGTCTATACGCATTTGTGGAGACTTCAAAGTTACTTTGAACCAAGTTAGCAAACTTGACAATTACCCAATTCCTAAAACAGAGGATCTGCTAGCTCAACTTGGAGGTGGAGTGCAGTTTACAAAACTAGATCTGAGTCAAGCTTATCAACAACTTGAGTTAGATGAAGAATCAAAGAAgtacaccactatcaccactcATAAAGGCCTATTTGAGtacaatagactgtgctaCGGCATTGCCTCAGCCCCTGGGATTTTCCAACGCACAATGGAAAATTTACTGCAGGGTATTCCGAATGTTGTAGTACGAATAGATGATATTCTCATTGCCGGGAAGACATCAGCAGATCATCTCAAAAGTCTAACAGAAGTCCTGTCACGTCTGGACAAAGCTGGCGTCCGTCTTAAACGTTCGAAGTGCATTTTTCAAGCACCTGAAGTCACTTACCTGGGACACCGCATAGACAAAGATGGTATCCACCCCCTTGACGAGAAAATCAAAGCAATTCAAGAGTCACCGAGACCTTCTAATCTGAAAGAACTGCAAGCCTTTTTAGGCATGCTTAACTATTACGCTTGTTACATACCTAACATCACTACAATACTATCTCCTTTACATCAGCTGTTAGTCAAAGACACACCTTGGAACTGGAGTGAAGCACATGAAAAATCTTGGAACCAAGCCAAGTCCACACTTCACTCTTCACAACTTCTAGTGCATTACAGCTTGGAAAGAGAGTTAACCCTTGCTTGTGACGCATCACCATATGGTCTTGGTTGTGTTATTTCACATGTGATGGATGATGGGACTGAACGTCCTATTTCATATGCCTCACGTACTCTGTCCCCAGCCGAAAAGAACTATTCACAGCTCGACAAAGGAGCAGCAGCCATCATGTTCGGGGTGAGGAAGTTCCACTCATACTTATATGGACGGAGTTTTACCATCTACACTGATCACAAACCCCTGCTGGGTCTGCTACAGTCAACTAAACAAATACCGACCTCAGCCTCACCACGCATATTGAGGTGGGCGGTATTCCTGTCAGGCTACTCATACACTTTAGTATATCGAGAAGGCCAGAAAAATGGTAATGCCGATGGCCTGAGCCGGCTGCCATTGCCAAATGAAACCAGAAATGTTCCAGTGCCTGGCGACATTATGTTTGTAATGAATCATCTTGAAGTCAACACACCCGTTAAAGTCAAGGACATTGAGCGTTGGACCTCAAAAGATCCTATTCTTAGTGCAGTACGACACCAAGTAATGTCCGGTTGGCCCAATTCAAATGATCGCATTGAGTTCAAGCCCTACTCTTATAGAAAGCACCAACTTAGCTGTCAGGATGGCTGTCTACTCTGGGGCTCTCGCGTAGTCATTCCTCCTCAAGGAAGAGTCAAGCTTCTCCAGGAACTACATGATGGACATCCTGGAATGGTTCGCATGAAAATGTTAGCCCGAAGCTATTTCTGGTGGCCTGGCCTGGACGCGGATATTGAGCAAAAGGTGAAAGATTGCACAAGCTGCCAAAGTAATGCTAAGGCACCTTCTACTGCACCCCTACATCCGTGGGAGTGGCCGTCTAGACCTTGGTCTCGCATACATATTGACTATGCAGGACCTTTCGAAGGACACATGTTCCTGGTGATCGGTGATGCCTATAGTAAGTGGATCGAGGTATTCAAGACAAACTCCAGTACTGCTGCAGTAACCATCCAGAAGTGA